GTATAACCCGTATCAGGTTCAAGGGGTCACCTTATAATAAGGTTTCTCAGGCTTAACACCGATTTCGTGTTTTTAGCCTCCCCCAAGGGTACTGCTTAATTGGATGTTATTACAAATTAATGGAAATAGTCAAGAGTTTTGGAGAGATTGTGGTAACACGTAGCTATATCTATATTGTTTATACAACCATTGCAACTAACATAGCGATGGTTAGCAAAATTATCAGGACAATAGTTATCCATGTGATGATGTTATAGCCGCGCGGATTTATATACTCTCCCATCAGAGTCTTTTTATTGATGAGAGTCACTGCATATACAAGCACAAATGGCAGCAGGAGACCGTTAACAAAAGAGGAAAGCACCATCAGGAAAACAAGCGGCGCATGAGGCAGAATAACAAAAAATGCGGCAAGAAAAATAGTTATCGAATAAATCCACACAAATTGAGGGGCCTGAGAGTATCGTTTGTTGATTCCGGTCTCCCAGCCTAACGCCTCGCATATATAGTAGGCAGTGGCAATGGGAACGATAATAGCGCCCAGAAGGGAGGCGCTCCCCAGACTTAGAGCATAAATCGCTGAGGCATAATGCCCGGCAAGCGGCTTAAGAGCAAGGGCAGCCTCTGATGCCTCATTTATTACTATTCCTTTTGGAAACAACACCGCACCACAGGTTACCACCATAAAAAACGAAATTAAATCCGTTACGATGCTTCCTACAAATATCTCAAGTTTTGACATTGCAAAATTTTCTGTCTTTACCCCCTTTTCCACTATCGAGGACTGAAGGTAAAACTGCATCCACGGTGTTATCGTAGTGCCAATGATTGCAATTGAAAGCATTACGTATTGAGCATCAAGCGGATTGGTTATCTTTCTCAGAGTTTCTTTTGGCGGAAATAGTGTTGCCTTAAAAACACTGCCCCACTCAGGCTGCGCTAAAACGGCGGATATTACATACCCAACATACATCAAACAGGCAAGAAGGAGGATTTTTTCCACTGAGCTGTAAGTCCCCCTCGTTACG
The genomic region above belongs to Nitrospirota bacterium and contains:
- a CDS encoding divalent metal cation transporter, which translates into the protein MTLKRLKIYLAVIGPGLITSMIDNDAAGVTTFSVAGARYGYGLLWTIIPITVSLVVVQEMVARLGVVTGKGLADLIRENYGVKAACLMMVGLFIANLGTTVADFAGFAASMEVLGLTKYVMVPTGAFAIWLIVTRGTYSSVEKILLLACLMYVGYVISAVLAQPEWGSVFKATLFPPKETLRKITNPLDAQYVMLSIAIIGTTITPWMQFYLQSSIVEKGVKTENFAMSKLEIFVGSIVTDLISFFMVVTCGAVLFPKGIVINEASEAALALKPLAGHYASAIYALSLGSASLLGAIIVPIATAYYICEALGWETGINKRYSQAPQFVWIYSITIFLAAFFVILPHAPLVFLMVLSSFVNGLLLPFVLVYAVTLINKKTLMGEYINPRGYNIITWITIVLIILLTIAMLVAMVV